The Musa acuminata AAA Group cultivar baxijiao chromosome BXJ2-2, Cavendish_Baxijiao_AAA, whole genome shotgun sequence genome has a segment encoding these proteins:
- the LOC103974573 gene encoding uncharacterized protein LOC103974573 has translation MKLGLVPPLVLLCSDLLLHSSPPLISALPFDPLASGASPTGQVYASRRPSNVIFHPPTGSCVLRKSVTDPLRLGPCNQSDDWNYTPQKFLVVKGTYFCLQAVDSGKPAKLGIVCSESDSSWDITSKSKAQISNELPDGTALCLDVDPENTLITNPCLCLSIGTCNRESQWFEFTARNEVPVAQLSPLNTDQNSTSP, from the exons ATGAAGCTGGGTCTGGTGCCGCCCCTGGTGCTCCTCTGCTCCGATCTCTTGCTCCACAGTAGCCCTCCTCTCATCTCCGCCCTTCCTTTCGATCCTCTCGCCTCCGGCGCCTCCCCAACAG GTCAAGTTTATGCATCGAGACGGCCCTCCAATGTTATTTTCCATCCACCAACCGGATCCTGTGTCCTTCGGAAGTCTGTAACAGACCCTTTGAGACTAGGGCCCTGCAACCAGTCTGATGATTGGAACTACACACCTCAAAAGTTTCTGGTTGTGAAGGGTACATACTTCTGTTTGCAAGCTGTGGACTCAGGCAAACCAGCAAAGCTCGGAATCGTTTGCTCCGAATCGGATTCTTCATGGGACATAACATCGAAATCCAAGGCACAGATCTCCAATGAGCTACCTGATGGCACTGCCTTGTGCTTGGATGTTGATCCTGAAAACACTCTCATCACAAACCCATGCTTGTGCTTGAGCATTGGAACCTGCAACCGTGAGAGCCAATGGTTCGAGTTCACTGCCCGAAATGAAGTTCCAGTTGCTCAGCTTTCTCCTCTGAACACAGATCAAAACTCAACTTCTCCATAA